Proteins co-encoded in one Microcella sp. genomic window:
- a CDS encoding polyribonucleotide nucleotidyltransferase yields MEGPEIKFAETVLDNGTYGKRTVRFETGRLAQQAQGAVAAYLDDETMILSATSAGKHPREGFDFFPLTVDVEERSYAAGKIPGSFFRREGRPSTEAILVCRLIDRPLRPTFIEGLRNEVQIVITVLSIAPDEFYDALAINAASASTQISGLPFSGPIASVRLALMPDNNGGGQWIAFPKHSQLAEAVFDIIVAGRVVTNADGSEDVAITMVEAEATEGSWNLIQGGAVKPSEEIVAQGLEASKPFIMQLAKAQAELAAQSAKEIQDYPVFLSYSPELYSAVEEAAQAELASVYQIADKVERQTADDALKARTKQAIEAKVADGSLPEESLKDFGAAYKSVSKKIMRARVLTEGVRIDGRGLADIRALDAEVQVIPRVHGSAIFQRGETQILGVTTLNMLKLEQQIDSLNPVTSKRYMHHYNFPPYSTGETGRVGSPKRREIGHGFLAERALVPVLPSREEFPYAIRQVSEAMSSNGSTSMGSVCASTLSLLNAGVPLRAPVAGIAMGLISDVVDGETRYAALTDILGAEDALGDMDFKVAGTSDFVTAIQLDTKLDGIPSSVLQQALGQAKDARMAILAVMNQAIDAPDEMAPTAPRVISVQIPVDKIGELIGPKGKTINSIQDETGAQISIEEDGTVYIGAVDGASAEAARLQVNAIANPINPEVGEQYLGTVVKIAAFGAFVSLMPGKDGLLHISEVRKLAGGKRVENVEDVLAVGQKILVEITKTDDRGKLSLAPVLAEGEGGDAPAEGEDG; encoded by the coding sequence GTGGAAGGTCCTGAAATCAAGTTCGCCGAAACCGTGCTCGACAACGGCACGTACGGCAAGCGCACTGTTCGATTCGAAACGGGCCGCCTCGCGCAGCAGGCCCAAGGCGCCGTCGCCGCCTACCTCGACGACGAGACCATGATTCTGAGCGCGACGAGCGCTGGCAAGCACCCCCGTGAAGGGTTCGACTTCTTCCCGCTGACGGTCGATGTCGAAGAGCGCTCGTACGCCGCCGGCAAGATTCCCGGTTCGTTCTTCCGCCGTGAGGGCCGCCCGTCGACCGAGGCGATCCTCGTCTGCCGACTCATCGACCGCCCGCTGCGCCCGACCTTCATCGAAGGCCTGCGCAACGAGGTGCAGATCGTCATCACGGTGCTGAGCATCGCGCCCGACGAGTTCTACGACGCCCTCGCGATCAACGCGGCGAGCGCCTCGACGCAGATCTCGGGCCTGCCGTTCAGCGGCCCGATCGCCTCGGTGCGACTGGCACTCATGCCCGACAACAACGGCGGCGGCCAGTGGATCGCCTTCCCGAAGCACAGCCAGCTGGCTGAGGCCGTCTTCGACATCATCGTCGCGGGCCGCGTCGTCACCAACGCCGACGGCTCTGAAGACGTCGCGATCACCATGGTCGAGGCTGAGGCCACCGAGGGCAGCTGGAACCTGATTCAGGGCGGCGCCGTCAAGCCGAGCGAAGAGATCGTGGCCCAGGGCCTCGAAGCCTCAAAGCCGTTCATCATGCAGCTCGCGAAGGCTCAGGCCGAGCTCGCTGCGCAGTCGGCCAAGGAGATTCAGGACTACCCGGTCTTTCTGTCGTACAGCCCGGAGCTCTACAGCGCCGTCGAAGAGGCTGCCCAGGCCGAGCTCGCGTCGGTCTACCAGATCGCCGACAAGGTCGAGCGGCAGACGGCTGACGACGCGCTCAAGGCCCGCACCAAGCAGGCTATCGAGGCGAAGGTCGCCGACGGCTCGCTGCCCGAGGAGTCGCTGAAAGACTTCGGCGCCGCCTACAAGTCGGTCTCGAAGAAAATCATGCGTGCGCGCGTGCTCACCGAAGGCGTGCGCATCGACGGTCGCGGCCTCGCCGACATCCGTGCGCTCGACGCTGAGGTGCAGGTCATTCCTCGCGTGCACGGCTCGGCGATCTTCCAGCGCGGCGAGACGCAGATTCTCGGCGTCACGACGCTCAACATGCTCAAGCTCGAGCAGCAGATCGACTCGCTGAACCCGGTGACGAGCAAGCGCTACATGCACCACTACAACTTCCCGCCCTACTCGACCGGTGAGACCGGCCGAGTCGGCAGCCCCAAGCGTCGCGAGATCGGGCACGGCTTCCTGGCCGAGCGCGCTCTCGTGCCGGTGCTGCCGAGCCGCGAAGAGTTCCCCTACGCGATCCGTCAGGTCAGCGAGGCCATGAGCTCGAACGGCTCGACCTCGATGGGCTCGGTGTGCGCCTCGACGCTCTCGCTGCTCAACGCCGGTGTGCCGCTGCGCGCGCCGGTTGCGGGTATCGCGATGGGCCTCATCAGCGATGTTGTGGATGGTGAGACCCGCTACGCGGCCCTCACCGACATTCTCGGTGCCGAAGATGCCCTCGGCGACATGGACTTCAAGGTCGCCGGCACGAGCGATTTCGTCACTGCGATTCAGCTCGACACCAAGCTCGACGGCATTCCGTCGTCGGTGCTGCAGCAGGCGCTGGGTCAGGCGAAAGACGCCCGCATGGCGATCCTCGCCGTCATGAACCAGGCGATCGACGCGCCTGACGAGATGGCGCCCACCGCGCCTCGCGTCATCAGCGTGCAGATTCCGGTCGACAAGATCGGCGAGCTGATCGGCCCGAAGGGCAAGACGATCAACTCGATCCAAGACGAGACCGGCGCGCAGATCTCGATCGAGGAAGACGGCACCGTCTACATCGGCGCGGTCGACGGCGCTTCGGCCGAGGCGGCTCGCCTGCAGGTCAACGCGATCGCCAACCCCATCAACCCCGAGGTGGGCGAGCAGTACCTGGGAACGGTCGTCAAGATCGCCGCCTTCGGTGCGTTCGTCTCGCTCATGCCGGGTAAAGACGGTCTGCTGCACATCAGCGAGGTGCGCAAGCTCGCCGGCGGCAAGCGCGTCGAGAACGTCGAAGACGTGCTCGCCGTGGGCCAGAAGATCCTCGTCGAGATCACGAAGACCGACGACCGCGGCAAGCTCTCGCTCGCACCGGTGCTGGCTGAGGGCGAAGGCGGCGACGCCCCCGCCGAGGGCGAAGACGGCTAA
- the rpsO gene encoding 30S ribosomal protein S15 — protein MALESDVKKAIIDEYATHPGDTGSPEVQVAMLTRRIKDLTEHLKEHKHDHHSRRGLLLLVGQRRRLLGYLADIDIERYRSLIERLGLRR, from the coding sequence ATGGCACTGGAATCAGACGTCAAGAAGGCGATCATCGACGAATACGCAACCCACCCCGGTGACACGGGCTCCCCTGAGGTTCAGGTGGCGATGCTCACGCGTCGCATCAAAGACCTCACCGAGCACCTGAAAGAGCACAAGCACGACCACCACTCACGTCGTGGCCTGCTGCTGCTCGTCGGGCAGCGTCGCCGTCTGCTGGGCTACCTGGCCGATATCGACATCGAGCGCTACCGCTCGCTGATCGAGCGACTGGGACTGCGCCGCTAA
- a CDS encoding HsmA family protein translates to MLLPAIILITLALVFYTIGVWAERAQKVLKPWHTVFFGLGLAADASGTYLMSLIADANRAAGVEPSILNQVMAVSGLVALILMAVHFAWAVVVLVRGREAELHRFHRFSVIVWAIWLVPYITGALGSSLG, encoded by the coding sequence ATGCTGCTGCCCGCGATCATCCTCATCACTCTGGCCCTCGTCTTCTACACGATCGGCGTCTGGGCCGAGCGCGCCCAGAAAGTGCTCAAGCCCTGGCACACCGTCTTCTTCGGGCTGGGGCTCGCGGCCGACGCGAGCGGCACCTACCTCATGAGCCTCATCGCCGACGCGAACAGGGCGGCGGGGGTCGAGCCCAGCATCCTGAACCAGGTCATGGCCGTCAGCGGACTCGTGGCACTCATTCTCATGGCGGTGCACTTCGCGTGGGCGGTCGTCGTTCTCGTGCGCGGTCGTGAGGCCGAGCTGCACCGCTTTCACCGCTTCTCGGTGATCGTGTGGGCGATCTGGCTCGTGCCCTACATCACCGGTGCACTCGGTTCGAGTCTGGGCTGA
- a CDS encoding cell wall-binding repeat-containing protein: protein MAGAALLIPAAPAQAVDDAVVQGVVTFFPGGAPVLNSTVTLFDSTNESVDTAVTNEFGAYEFVGLAAGDYKVCVDGDVASPVHADVCWDYKPTRQSSETFPVAESATETLDDIEVVTGVTISGTVTGENGPSDNWYLLVDILANNGFGTWLYSSSVFVALDATGEWSIENLQPGQYRLRYFDIGATDYRTMYHSQAKNEPGAQNIVLSNNQSESVAAEMSVLGPITVGRLSGDDRYATAVAISGEFTTANGDPGAILYIAGGTNYPDALAAAALAAKFNSPLLLTPSNSLPPAVIAEIQRFQPGQIVIAGGTGVVSATVQTQLEALAPVVRRMGGADRYATARLLVDDAFPTGFDGAFIATGRNYADALAAAASAGGLDWPVVLVDGNASSLSTTQLSWLTSSGATEFIIAGGTGSVSAGIATQLQTAFGPTSVTRLGGADRYATSLLINGTGSKTSGTAYFATGTGFADALAGAALAGARNAALFLVPPTCVPAEVLSELGPSGLDPAQVTLLGGTGVLSSRVAALTSC from the coding sequence GTGGCCGGAGCAGCACTGCTGATTCCGGCAGCACCTGCGCAGGCCGTCGATGACGCCGTCGTCCAGGGCGTTGTGACCTTCTTTCCCGGTGGTGCCCCGGTGCTGAATTCGACTGTCACGCTGTTCGATTCGACCAATGAGTCGGTCGACACGGCGGTGACCAACGAATTCGGCGCCTACGAGTTCGTCGGCCTTGCGGCGGGTGACTACAAGGTCTGCGTCGATGGCGATGTGGCGAGCCCCGTCCACGCCGACGTCTGCTGGGACTACAAGCCCACACGCCAATCGTCCGAAACCTTTCCTGTCGCGGAGAGCGCAACCGAGACGTTAGACGACATCGAAGTCGTAACGGGAGTGACGATCAGCGGCACCGTCACCGGCGAGAACGGTCCCAGCGACAACTGGTACCTCCTCGTCGACATCCTCGCGAACAACGGCTTCGGCACTTGGCTGTACAGCAGCAGCGTGTTCGTGGCGCTGGACGCGACAGGTGAGTGGAGCATCGAGAACCTTCAGCCCGGTCAGTACCGGCTCCGCTACTTCGACATCGGCGCAACGGATTACCGCACGATGTATCACTCGCAGGCCAAGAATGAGCCGGGCGCGCAGAACATCGTGCTCTCCAACAACCAGTCGGAGTCGGTTGCCGCAGAGATGTCGGTGCTCGGTCCGATCACGGTTGGTCGCCTGTCGGGCGACGATCGATACGCGACCGCAGTGGCGATATCGGGCGAGTTCACCACAGCGAACGGTGACCCGGGAGCCATCTTGTACATCGCCGGCGGGACCAATTATCCGGATGCCCTGGCCGCCGCCGCGCTCGCGGCGAAGTTCAATAGTCCGTTGCTCTTGACCCCTTCGAACTCCCTCCCGCCTGCGGTGATCGCAGAGATTCAGCGGTTCCAACCCGGCCAGATCGTGATTGCTGGCGGAACAGGCGTCGTCTCCGCTACCGTGCAGACTCAGCTCGAGGCGCTCGCGCCCGTAGTGCGCCGCATGGGTGGTGCTGATCGCTACGCGACCGCCAGACTGCTCGTCGATGATGCGTTCCCGACGGGTTTCGATGGCGCGTTCATTGCGACGGGCCGCAACTATGCCGATGCCCTGGCAGCGGCAGCATCGGCAGGCGGACTGGACTGGCCTGTCGTGCTCGTTGACGGCAACGCCTCCAGTCTCTCGACCACTCAACTCTCATGGTTGACCTCGAGCGGCGCGACCGAGTTCATCATCGCTGGTGGCACGGGATCAGTCTCGGCAGGTATCGCCACCCAGTTGCAGACTGCATTTGGGCCGACTTCGGTGACGCGGTTGGGCGGGGCCGATCGCTACGCGACATCCCTCTTGATCAACGGAACCGGATCCAAGACCTCCGGTACGGCATATTTCGCGACAGGAACAGGATTCGCCGACGCACTCGCAGGGGCTGCCCTTGCAGGAGCGCGAAACGCGGCGTTGTTCCTGGTACCCCCGACGTGCGTGCCTGCGGAGGTGCTGAGCGAACTCGGGCCCTCGGGGCTCGATCCCGCCCAGGTCACGCTCCTCGGCGGCACCGGCGTGCTGTCGAGCCGAGTGGCTGCCTTGACGAGCTGCTGA